Proteins encoded by one window of Cinclus cinclus chromosome 14, bCinCin1.1, whole genome shotgun sequence:
- the HSPA4 gene encoding heat shock 70 kDa protein 4 isoform X1 → MSVVGIDLGFQSCYVAVARAGGIETVANEYSDRSTPACISFGPKNRSIGAAAKSQVISNAKNTVQSFKRFHGRAFSDPFVQAEKASLAYELVQLPTGSTGIKAMYMEEERNFTIEQVTGMLLTKLKETAENALKKPVVDCVVSVPCFYTDAERRSVMDATQIAGLNCLKLINETTAVALAYGIYKPDLPAFEEKPRNVVFVDMGHSAYQVSVCAFNKGKLKVLATAFDTTLGGRKFDEVLVEYFCEEFGKKYKLDIKSKIRALLRLYQECERLKKLMSANASDLPMNIECFMNDIDVSGTMNRGKFLEMCEGLLARVEPPLRSVLDQARLKKEDIYAVEIVGGTTRIPAVKEKISKFFGKEVSTTLNADEAVARGCALQCAILSPAFKVREFSITDLIPYPISLRWNSPAEEGLSDCEVFHKNHPAPFSKVLTFYRKEPFTLEAYYSSPKELPYPDPAIAHFLVQKVTPQTDGSSSKVKVKVRVNIHGIFSVSSASLVEVHKSDENEEPMETDQHTKEEEVGDSLPPKMQVDEEQQKAEEQQQAQPENKAESEEMETCQADSKDKKVDQPPQAKKAKVKTTTVDLPIENQLVWQIGKDMLNLFIENEGKMIMQDKLEKERNDAKNAVEEYVYEMRDKLCGVYEKFVSEDDRNSFTLKLEDTEVWLYEDGEDQPKQIYIDKLAELKTLGQPIQARFQESEERPKAFEDLGKQIQQYMKAVHAFKAKDELYEHLDEADVAKVEKSTNEAMEWMNNNLNLQNKRSLTLDPVIKAKDIQAKAKELAGICNPIVNKPKPKVELPKEEQKPTEPNGPLDGQGDTGNGTQPPEQGSAPTATDKKLPEMDID, encoded by the exons ATGTCCGTGGTGGGCATCGATCTGGGCTTCCAGAGCTGCTACGTGGCCGTGGCCCGCGCCGGCGGCATCGAGACTGTCGCCAACGAGTACAGCGATCGCAGCACGCC AGCCTGTATATCCTTTGGGCCCAAGAACCGCTCCATTGGTGCTGCAGCTAAAAGCCAG GTTATTTCAAATGCAAAGAATACAGTACAAAGTTTTAAAAGATTTCATGGTCGTGCATTCTCAGATCCCTTTGTTCAAGCTGAAAAAGCAAGCCTTGCCTATGAACTTGTCCAGCTGCCAACAGGCTCAACTGGCATCAAG GCCATGTAtatggaagaagaaagaaactttaCAATTGAGCAGGTGACAGGAATGCTTCTGACCAAATTAAAGGAGACTGCTGAGAATGCGCTTAAGAAGCCTGTGGTTGATTGTGTCGTTTCT gttccttgtttctacacAGATGCAGAAAGGAGATCTGTGATGGATGCTACCCAGATTGCTGGTCTCAACTGTCTGAAACTAATCAATGAAACAACTGCAG ttGCCCTTGCGTATGGGATCTATAAGCCAGACCTGCCTGCCTTCGAAGAAAAGCCACGGAACGTTGTTTTTGTGGACATGGGGCATTCTGCATATCAAGTTTCTGTTTGTGCATTCAACAAAGGCAAACTGAAA GTTCTTGCTACAGCCTTCGATACAACCCTTGGAGGCAGGAAGTTTGATGAGGTGTTGGTGGAATACTTTTGTGAGGAGTTTGGGAAGAAATACAAACTTGACATCAAGTCCAAGATCCGAGCATTGCTGAGGCTGTACCAGGAGTGTGAGAGGCTGAAGAAGCTGATGAGTGCCAATGCCTCTGACCTGCCCATGAACATAGAGTGCTTCATGAACGATATTGATGTGTCTGGAACCATGAACAG AGGCAAATTTTTAGAGATGTGTGAAGGACTCCTGGCAAGAGTGGAGCCGCCCCTTCGCAGCGTGCTGGACCAAGCCA GGTTGAAGAAGGAGGATATTTATGCAGTAGAGATAGTTGGTGGTACCACAAGAATCCCTGCTGTAAAAGAGAAGATCAGTAAATTTTTTGGCAAAGAAGTCAGTACGACCCTGAATGCAGATGAGGCTGTGGCACGAGGCTGTGCACTGCAG TGTGCAATTTTGTCCCCGGCTTTCAAAGTGAGAGAGTTTTCTATCACAGATTTGATTCCGTATCCCATCTCCTTGCGATGGAATTCACCAGCAGAGGAAGGCCTAAG TGACTGTGAGGTCTTCCACAAGAACCACCCTGCTCCCTTTTCCAAGGTCCTCACTTTCTACAGGAAGGAGCCCTTCACTCTGGAGGCCTACTACAGTTCCCCCAAGGAGCTGCCTTACCCAGACCCTGCTATAG CTCACTTCTTGGTTCAGAAGGTCACTCCTCAAACAGATGGATCTAGTTCCAAAGTGAAAGTTAAAGTCAGAGTAAATATCCATGGCATCTTCAGTGTTTCAAGTGCATCTCTGGTGGAGGTTCATAAATCTGATGAGAACGAGGAGCCAATGGAGACGGATCAGCACACGAAGGAGGAAGAGGTAGGAGACTCACTGCCCCCA AAGATGCAAGTAGACGAGGAGCAGCAAAAGGCTGAAGAGCAACAGCAAGCCCAGCCTGAAAATAAGGCAGAGTCTGAAGAAATGGAG acCTGTCAGGCTGACTCAAAGGACAAGAAAGTGGATCAGCCACCTCAGGCCAAGAAGGCCAAAGTGAAGACGACCACTGTGGACCTCCCCATTGAGAATCAGCTGGTGTGGCAGATAGGGAAGGACATGCTCAACTTGTTCATTGAGAACGAG GGTAAGATGATAATGCAGGATaagctggagaaggagaggaatGATGCCAAGAATGCAGTGGAGGAGTACGTGTACGAAATGAGAGACAAACTCTGCGGGGTTTACGAGAAATTCGTCAGTGAGGAT GATCGCAATAGCTTCACACTGAAGCTGGAAGATACAGAAGTTTGGCTTTATGAAGATGGTGAAGACCAGCCCAAACAAATATACATTGATAAATTGGCAGAACTGAAA ACTCTGGGTCAGCCTATTCAGGCAAGATTCCAAGAATCAGAGGAAAGACCAAAAGCATTTGAGGACTTGGGGAAGCAAATCCAGCAGTACATGAAAGCTGTTCACGCATTCAAAGCAAAG GATGAACTGTACGAGCATCTCGATGAAGCAGACGTGGCAAAGGTGGAGAAGAGCACCAATGAAGCCATGGAGTGGATGAACAACAACCTCAACCTTCAGAACAAGAGGAGTCTTACTTTGGACCCAGTTATAAAAGCAAAAGACATACAGGCTAAAGCAAAA GAATTGGCAGGTATCTGTAATCCCATAGtgaacaaacccaaacccaaggtGGAGCTGCCGAAGGAGGAGCAGAAGCCGACGGAACCCAACGGACCATTGGACGGGCAGGGAGACACCGGGAACGGGACCCAGCCCCCCGAGCAGGGCTCTGCCCCCACAGCCACCGACAAGAAGCTTCCAGAAATGGACATTGACTGA
- the HSPA4 gene encoding heat shock 70 kDa protein 4 isoform X4 produces MSVVGIDLGFQSCYVAVARAGGIETVANEYSDRSTPACISFGPKNRSIGAAAKSQVISNAKNTVQSFKRFHGRAFSDPFVQAEKASLAYELVQLPTGSTGIKAMYMEEERNFTIEQVTGMLLTKLKETAENALKKPVVDCVVSVPCFYTDAERRSVMDATQIAGLNCLKLINETTAVALAYGIYKPDLPAFEEKPRNVVFVDMGHSAYQVSVCAFNKGKLKVLATAFDTTLGGRKFDEVLVEYFCEEFGKKYKLDIKSKIRALLRLYQECERLKKLMSANASDLPMNIECFMNDIDVSGTMNRGKFLEMCEGLLARVEPPLRSVLDQARLKKEDIYAVEIVGGTTRIPAVKEKISKFFGKEVSTTLNADEAVARGCALQCAILSPAFKVREFSITDLIPYPISLRWNSPAEEGLSDCEVFHKNHPAPFSKVLTFYRKEPFTLEAYYSSPKELPYPDPAIAHFLVQKVTPQTDGSSSKVKVKVRVNIHGIFSVSSASLVEVHKSDENEEPMETDQHTKEEEVGDSLPPATCQADSKDKKVDQPPQAKKAKVKTTTVDLPIENQLVWQIGKDMLNLFIENEGKMIMQDKLEKERNDAKNAVEEYVYEMRDKLCGVYEKFVSEDDRNSFTLKLEDTEVWLYEDGEDQPKQIYIDKLAELKTLGQPIQARFQESEERPKAFEDLGKQIQQYMKAVHAFKAKDELYEHLDEADVAKVEKSTNEAMEWMNNNLNLQNKRSLTLDPVIKAKDIQAKAKELAGICNPIVNKPKPKVELPKEEQKPTEPNGPLDGQGDTGNGTQPPEQGSAPTATDKKLPEMDID; encoded by the exons ATGTCCGTGGTGGGCATCGATCTGGGCTTCCAGAGCTGCTACGTGGCCGTGGCCCGCGCCGGCGGCATCGAGACTGTCGCCAACGAGTACAGCGATCGCAGCACGCC AGCCTGTATATCCTTTGGGCCCAAGAACCGCTCCATTGGTGCTGCAGCTAAAAGCCAG GTTATTTCAAATGCAAAGAATACAGTACAAAGTTTTAAAAGATTTCATGGTCGTGCATTCTCAGATCCCTTTGTTCAAGCTGAAAAAGCAAGCCTTGCCTATGAACTTGTCCAGCTGCCAACAGGCTCAACTGGCATCAAG GCCATGTAtatggaagaagaaagaaactttaCAATTGAGCAGGTGACAGGAATGCTTCTGACCAAATTAAAGGAGACTGCTGAGAATGCGCTTAAGAAGCCTGTGGTTGATTGTGTCGTTTCT gttccttgtttctacacAGATGCAGAAAGGAGATCTGTGATGGATGCTACCCAGATTGCTGGTCTCAACTGTCTGAAACTAATCAATGAAACAACTGCAG ttGCCCTTGCGTATGGGATCTATAAGCCAGACCTGCCTGCCTTCGAAGAAAAGCCACGGAACGTTGTTTTTGTGGACATGGGGCATTCTGCATATCAAGTTTCTGTTTGTGCATTCAACAAAGGCAAACTGAAA GTTCTTGCTACAGCCTTCGATACAACCCTTGGAGGCAGGAAGTTTGATGAGGTGTTGGTGGAATACTTTTGTGAGGAGTTTGGGAAGAAATACAAACTTGACATCAAGTCCAAGATCCGAGCATTGCTGAGGCTGTACCAGGAGTGTGAGAGGCTGAAGAAGCTGATGAGTGCCAATGCCTCTGACCTGCCCATGAACATAGAGTGCTTCATGAACGATATTGATGTGTCTGGAACCATGAACAG AGGCAAATTTTTAGAGATGTGTGAAGGACTCCTGGCAAGAGTGGAGCCGCCCCTTCGCAGCGTGCTGGACCAAGCCA GGTTGAAGAAGGAGGATATTTATGCAGTAGAGATAGTTGGTGGTACCACAAGAATCCCTGCTGTAAAAGAGAAGATCAGTAAATTTTTTGGCAAAGAAGTCAGTACGACCCTGAATGCAGATGAGGCTGTGGCACGAGGCTGTGCACTGCAG TGTGCAATTTTGTCCCCGGCTTTCAAAGTGAGAGAGTTTTCTATCACAGATTTGATTCCGTATCCCATCTCCTTGCGATGGAATTCACCAGCAGAGGAAGGCCTAAG TGACTGTGAGGTCTTCCACAAGAACCACCCTGCTCCCTTTTCCAAGGTCCTCACTTTCTACAGGAAGGAGCCCTTCACTCTGGAGGCCTACTACAGTTCCCCCAAGGAGCTGCCTTACCCAGACCCTGCTATAG CTCACTTCTTGGTTCAGAAGGTCACTCCTCAAACAGATGGATCTAGTTCCAAAGTGAAAGTTAAAGTCAGAGTAAATATCCATGGCATCTTCAGTGTTTCAAGTGCATCTCTGGTGGAGGTTCATAAATCTGATGAGAACGAGGAGCCAATGGAGACGGATCAGCACACGAAGGAGGAAGAGGTAGGAGACTCACTGCCCCCAGCT acCTGTCAGGCTGACTCAAAGGACAAGAAAGTGGATCAGCCACCTCAGGCCAAGAAGGCCAAAGTGAAGACGACCACTGTGGACCTCCCCATTGAGAATCAGCTGGTGTGGCAGATAGGGAAGGACATGCTCAACTTGTTCATTGAGAACGAG GGTAAGATGATAATGCAGGATaagctggagaaggagaggaatGATGCCAAGAATGCAGTGGAGGAGTACGTGTACGAAATGAGAGACAAACTCTGCGGGGTTTACGAGAAATTCGTCAGTGAGGAT GATCGCAATAGCTTCACACTGAAGCTGGAAGATACAGAAGTTTGGCTTTATGAAGATGGTGAAGACCAGCCCAAACAAATATACATTGATAAATTGGCAGAACTGAAA ACTCTGGGTCAGCCTATTCAGGCAAGATTCCAAGAATCAGAGGAAAGACCAAAAGCATTTGAGGACTTGGGGAAGCAAATCCAGCAGTACATGAAAGCTGTTCACGCATTCAAAGCAAAG GATGAACTGTACGAGCATCTCGATGAAGCAGACGTGGCAAAGGTGGAGAAGAGCACCAATGAAGCCATGGAGTGGATGAACAACAACCTCAACCTTCAGAACAAGAGGAGTCTTACTTTGGACCCAGTTATAAAAGCAAAAGACATACAGGCTAAAGCAAAA GAATTGGCAGGTATCTGTAATCCCATAGtgaacaaacccaaacccaaggtGGAGCTGCCGAAGGAGGAGCAGAAGCCGACGGAACCCAACGGACCATTGGACGGGCAGGGAGACACCGGGAACGGGACCCAGCCCCCCGAGCAGGGCTCTGCCCCCACAGCCACCGACAAGAAGCTTCCAGAAATGGACATTGACTGA
- the HSPA4 gene encoding heat shock 70 kDa protein 4 isoform X2, translating to MSVVGIDLGFQSCYVAVARAGGIETVANEYSDRSTPACISFGPKNRSIGAAAKSQVISNAKNTVQSFKRFHGRAFSDPFVQAEKASLAYELVQLPTGSTGIKAMYMEEERNFTIEQVTGMLLTKLKETAENALKKPVVDCVVSVPCFYTDAERRSVMDATQIAGLNCLKLINETTAVALAYGIYKPDLPAFEEKPRNVVFVDMGHSAYQVSVCAFNKGKLKVLATAFDTTLGGRKFDEVLVEYFCEEFGKKYKLDIKSKIRALLRLYQECERLKKLMSANASDLPMNIECFMNDIDVSGTMNRGKFLEMCEGLLARVEPPLRSVLDQARLKKEDIYAVEIVGGTTRIPAVKEKISKFFGKEVSTTLNADEAVARGCALQCAILSPAFKVREFSITDLIPYPISLRWNSPAEEGLSDCEVFHKNHPAPFSKVLTFYRKEPFTLEAYYSSPKELPYPDPAIAHFLVQKVTPQTDGSSSKVKVKVRVNIHGIFSVSSASLVEVHKSDENEEPMETDQHTKEEEKMQVDEEQQKAEEQQQAQPENKAESEEMETCQADSKDKKVDQPPQAKKAKVKTTTVDLPIENQLVWQIGKDMLNLFIENEGKMIMQDKLEKERNDAKNAVEEYVYEMRDKLCGVYEKFVSEDDRNSFTLKLEDTEVWLYEDGEDQPKQIYIDKLAELKTLGQPIQARFQESEERPKAFEDLGKQIQQYMKAVHAFKAKDELYEHLDEADVAKVEKSTNEAMEWMNNNLNLQNKRSLTLDPVIKAKDIQAKAKELAGICNPIVNKPKPKVELPKEEQKPTEPNGPLDGQGDTGNGTQPPEQGSAPTATDKKLPEMDID from the exons ATGTCCGTGGTGGGCATCGATCTGGGCTTCCAGAGCTGCTACGTGGCCGTGGCCCGCGCCGGCGGCATCGAGACTGTCGCCAACGAGTACAGCGATCGCAGCACGCC AGCCTGTATATCCTTTGGGCCCAAGAACCGCTCCATTGGTGCTGCAGCTAAAAGCCAG GTTATTTCAAATGCAAAGAATACAGTACAAAGTTTTAAAAGATTTCATGGTCGTGCATTCTCAGATCCCTTTGTTCAAGCTGAAAAAGCAAGCCTTGCCTATGAACTTGTCCAGCTGCCAACAGGCTCAACTGGCATCAAG GCCATGTAtatggaagaagaaagaaactttaCAATTGAGCAGGTGACAGGAATGCTTCTGACCAAATTAAAGGAGACTGCTGAGAATGCGCTTAAGAAGCCTGTGGTTGATTGTGTCGTTTCT gttccttgtttctacacAGATGCAGAAAGGAGATCTGTGATGGATGCTACCCAGATTGCTGGTCTCAACTGTCTGAAACTAATCAATGAAACAACTGCAG ttGCCCTTGCGTATGGGATCTATAAGCCAGACCTGCCTGCCTTCGAAGAAAAGCCACGGAACGTTGTTTTTGTGGACATGGGGCATTCTGCATATCAAGTTTCTGTTTGTGCATTCAACAAAGGCAAACTGAAA GTTCTTGCTACAGCCTTCGATACAACCCTTGGAGGCAGGAAGTTTGATGAGGTGTTGGTGGAATACTTTTGTGAGGAGTTTGGGAAGAAATACAAACTTGACATCAAGTCCAAGATCCGAGCATTGCTGAGGCTGTACCAGGAGTGTGAGAGGCTGAAGAAGCTGATGAGTGCCAATGCCTCTGACCTGCCCATGAACATAGAGTGCTTCATGAACGATATTGATGTGTCTGGAACCATGAACAG AGGCAAATTTTTAGAGATGTGTGAAGGACTCCTGGCAAGAGTGGAGCCGCCCCTTCGCAGCGTGCTGGACCAAGCCA GGTTGAAGAAGGAGGATATTTATGCAGTAGAGATAGTTGGTGGTACCACAAGAATCCCTGCTGTAAAAGAGAAGATCAGTAAATTTTTTGGCAAAGAAGTCAGTACGACCCTGAATGCAGATGAGGCTGTGGCACGAGGCTGTGCACTGCAG TGTGCAATTTTGTCCCCGGCTTTCAAAGTGAGAGAGTTTTCTATCACAGATTTGATTCCGTATCCCATCTCCTTGCGATGGAATTCACCAGCAGAGGAAGGCCTAAG TGACTGTGAGGTCTTCCACAAGAACCACCCTGCTCCCTTTTCCAAGGTCCTCACTTTCTACAGGAAGGAGCCCTTCACTCTGGAGGCCTACTACAGTTCCCCCAAGGAGCTGCCTTACCCAGACCCTGCTATAG CTCACTTCTTGGTTCAGAAGGTCACTCCTCAAACAGATGGATCTAGTTCCAAAGTGAAAGTTAAAGTCAGAGTAAATATCCATGGCATCTTCAGTGTTTCAAGTGCATCTCTGGTGGAGGTTCATAAATCTGATGAGAACGAGGAGCCAATGGAGACGGATCAGCACACGAAGGAGGAAGAG AAGATGCAAGTAGACGAGGAGCAGCAAAAGGCTGAAGAGCAACAGCAAGCCCAGCCTGAAAATAAGGCAGAGTCTGAAGAAATGGAG acCTGTCAGGCTGACTCAAAGGACAAGAAAGTGGATCAGCCACCTCAGGCCAAGAAGGCCAAAGTGAAGACGACCACTGTGGACCTCCCCATTGAGAATCAGCTGGTGTGGCAGATAGGGAAGGACATGCTCAACTTGTTCATTGAGAACGAG GGTAAGATGATAATGCAGGATaagctggagaaggagaggaatGATGCCAAGAATGCAGTGGAGGAGTACGTGTACGAAATGAGAGACAAACTCTGCGGGGTTTACGAGAAATTCGTCAGTGAGGAT GATCGCAATAGCTTCACACTGAAGCTGGAAGATACAGAAGTTTGGCTTTATGAAGATGGTGAAGACCAGCCCAAACAAATATACATTGATAAATTGGCAGAACTGAAA ACTCTGGGTCAGCCTATTCAGGCAAGATTCCAAGAATCAGAGGAAAGACCAAAAGCATTTGAGGACTTGGGGAAGCAAATCCAGCAGTACATGAAAGCTGTTCACGCATTCAAAGCAAAG GATGAACTGTACGAGCATCTCGATGAAGCAGACGTGGCAAAGGTGGAGAAGAGCACCAATGAAGCCATGGAGTGGATGAACAACAACCTCAACCTTCAGAACAAGAGGAGTCTTACTTTGGACCCAGTTATAAAAGCAAAAGACATACAGGCTAAAGCAAAA GAATTGGCAGGTATCTGTAATCCCATAGtgaacaaacccaaacccaaggtGGAGCTGCCGAAGGAGGAGCAGAAGCCGACGGAACCCAACGGACCATTGGACGGGCAGGGAGACACCGGGAACGGGACCCAGCCCCCCGAGCAGGGCTCTGCCCCCACAGCCACCGACAAGAAGCTTCCAGAAATGGACATTGACTGA
- the HSPA4 gene encoding heat shock 70 kDa protein 4 isoform X3, with the protein MSVVGIDLGFQSCYVAVARAGGIETVANEYSDRSTPACISFGPKNRSIGAAAKSQVISNAKNTVQSFKRFHGRAFSDPFVQAEKASLAYELVQLPTGSTGIKAMYMEEERNFTIEQVTGMLLTKLKETAENALKKPVVDCVVSVPCFYTDAERRSVMDATQIAGLNCLKLINETTAVALAYGIYKPDLPAFEEKPRNVVFVDMGHSAYQVSVCAFNKGKLKVLATAFDTTLGGRKFDEVLVEYFCEEFGKKYKLDIKSKIRALLRLYQECERLKKLMSANASDLPMNIECFMNDIDVSGTMNRGKFLEMCEGLLARVEPPLRSVLDQARLKKEDIYAVEIVGGTTRIPAVKEKISKFFGKEVSTTLNADEAVARGCALQCAILSPAFKVREFSITDLIPYPISLRWNSPAEEGLSDCEVFHKNHPAPFSKVLTFYRKEPFTLEAYYSSPKELPYPDPAIAHFLVQKVTPQTDGSSSKVKVKVRVNIHGIFSVSSASLVEVHKSDENEEPMETDQHTKEEEVGDSLPPMQVDEEQQKAEEQQQAQPENKAESEEMETCQADSKDKKVDQPPQAKKAKVKTTTVDLPIENQLVWQIGKDMLNLFIENEGKMIMQDKLEKERNDAKNAVEEYVYEMRDKLCGVYEKFVSEDDRNSFTLKLEDTEVWLYEDGEDQPKQIYIDKLAELKTLGQPIQARFQESEERPKAFEDLGKQIQQYMKAVHAFKAKDELYEHLDEADVAKVEKSTNEAMEWMNNNLNLQNKRSLTLDPVIKAKDIQAKAKELAGICNPIVNKPKPKVELPKEEQKPTEPNGPLDGQGDTGNGTQPPEQGSAPTATDKKLPEMDID; encoded by the exons ATGTCCGTGGTGGGCATCGATCTGGGCTTCCAGAGCTGCTACGTGGCCGTGGCCCGCGCCGGCGGCATCGAGACTGTCGCCAACGAGTACAGCGATCGCAGCACGCC AGCCTGTATATCCTTTGGGCCCAAGAACCGCTCCATTGGTGCTGCAGCTAAAAGCCAG GTTATTTCAAATGCAAAGAATACAGTACAAAGTTTTAAAAGATTTCATGGTCGTGCATTCTCAGATCCCTTTGTTCAAGCTGAAAAAGCAAGCCTTGCCTATGAACTTGTCCAGCTGCCAACAGGCTCAACTGGCATCAAG GCCATGTAtatggaagaagaaagaaactttaCAATTGAGCAGGTGACAGGAATGCTTCTGACCAAATTAAAGGAGACTGCTGAGAATGCGCTTAAGAAGCCTGTGGTTGATTGTGTCGTTTCT gttccttgtttctacacAGATGCAGAAAGGAGATCTGTGATGGATGCTACCCAGATTGCTGGTCTCAACTGTCTGAAACTAATCAATGAAACAACTGCAG ttGCCCTTGCGTATGGGATCTATAAGCCAGACCTGCCTGCCTTCGAAGAAAAGCCACGGAACGTTGTTTTTGTGGACATGGGGCATTCTGCATATCAAGTTTCTGTTTGTGCATTCAACAAAGGCAAACTGAAA GTTCTTGCTACAGCCTTCGATACAACCCTTGGAGGCAGGAAGTTTGATGAGGTGTTGGTGGAATACTTTTGTGAGGAGTTTGGGAAGAAATACAAACTTGACATCAAGTCCAAGATCCGAGCATTGCTGAGGCTGTACCAGGAGTGTGAGAGGCTGAAGAAGCTGATGAGTGCCAATGCCTCTGACCTGCCCATGAACATAGAGTGCTTCATGAACGATATTGATGTGTCTGGAACCATGAACAG AGGCAAATTTTTAGAGATGTGTGAAGGACTCCTGGCAAGAGTGGAGCCGCCCCTTCGCAGCGTGCTGGACCAAGCCA GGTTGAAGAAGGAGGATATTTATGCAGTAGAGATAGTTGGTGGTACCACAAGAATCCCTGCTGTAAAAGAGAAGATCAGTAAATTTTTTGGCAAAGAAGTCAGTACGACCCTGAATGCAGATGAGGCTGTGGCACGAGGCTGTGCACTGCAG TGTGCAATTTTGTCCCCGGCTTTCAAAGTGAGAGAGTTTTCTATCACAGATTTGATTCCGTATCCCATCTCCTTGCGATGGAATTCACCAGCAGAGGAAGGCCTAAG TGACTGTGAGGTCTTCCACAAGAACCACCCTGCTCCCTTTTCCAAGGTCCTCACTTTCTACAGGAAGGAGCCCTTCACTCTGGAGGCCTACTACAGTTCCCCCAAGGAGCTGCCTTACCCAGACCCTGCTATAG CTCACTTCTTGGTTCAGAAGGTCACTCCTCAAACAGATGGATCTAGTTCCAAAGTGAAAGTTAAAGTCAGAGTAAATATCCATGGCATCTTCAGTGTTTCAAGTGCATCTCTGGTGGAGGTTCATAAATCTGATGAGAACGAGGAGCCAATGGAGACGGATCAGCACACGAAGGAGGAAGAGGTAGGAGACTCACTGCCCCCA ATGCAAGTAGACGAGGAGCAGCAAAAGGCTGAAGAGCAACAGCAAGCCCAGCCTGAAAATAAGGCAGAGTCTGAAGAAATGGAG acCTGTCAGGCTGACTCAAAGGACAAGAAAGTGGATCAGCCACCTCAGGCCAAGAAGGCCAAAGTGAAGACGACCACTGTGGACCTCCCCATTGAGAATCAGCTGGTGTGGCAGATAGGGAAGGACATGCTCAACTTGTTCATTGAGAACGAG GGTAAGATGATAATGCAGGATaagctggagaaggagaggaatGATGCCAAGAATGCAGTGGAGGAGTACGTGTACGAAATGAGAGACAAACTCTGCGGGGTTTACGAGAAATTCGTCAGTGAGGAT GATCGCAATAGCTTCACACTGAAGCTGGAAGATACAGAAGTTTGGCTTTATGAAGATGGTGAAGACCAGCCCAAACAAATATACATTGATAAATTGGCAGAACTGAAA ACTCTGGGTCAGCCTATTCAGGCAAGATTCCAAGAATCAGAGGAAAGACCAAAAGCATTTGAGGACTTGGGGAAGCAAATCCAGCAGTACATGAAAGCTGTTCACGCATTCAAAGCAAAG GATGAACTGTACGAGCATCTCGATGAAGCAGACGTGGCAAAGGTGGAGAAGAGCACCAATGAAGCCATGGAGTGGATGAACAACAACCTCAACCTTCAGAACAAGAGGAGTCTTACTTTGGACCCAGTTATAAAAGCAAAAGACATACAGGCTAAAGCAAAA GAATTGGCAGGTATCTGTAATCCCATAGtgaacaaacccaaacccaaggtGGAGCTGCCGAAGGAGGAGCAGAAGCCGACGGAACCCAACGGACCATTGGACGGGCAGGGAGACACCGGGAACGGGACCCAGCCCCCCGAGCAGGGCTCTGCCCCCACAGCCACCGACAAGAAGCTTCCAGAAATGGACATTGACTGA
- the ZCCHC10 gene encoding zinc finger CCHC domain-containing protein 10, protein MATPMHRLIARRQAEANKQHVRCQKCLEFGHWTYECKGKRKYLHRPSRTAQLAKILKEKEKQLLLQQSTGESAAEKKTKKKRSKSVTSSSSSSSDSSASDSSSDSEDSSTSSSSSSDSDSEDSNSSSSSSPSSSSSSSSSDFESDSSSSSSSSSSSTTDSSSEDEPPKKKKKK, encoded by the exons ATGGCGACGCCCATGCACCGGCTGATTGCCCGCAGACAGGC GGAGGCAAACAAGCAGCATGTGAGGTGTCAGAAGTGTTTAGAGTTTGGCCACTGGACATATGAATGTAAAGGGAAGAGGAAATACCTGCACAGGCCTTCAAGGACAGCTCAGCTGGCCAAAATCcttaaggagaaagaaaagcaacttCTGCTGCAACAGAG CACTGGAGAAAGTGCTGCAGAAAAGAAGACCAAGAAAAAAAG GTCCAAGAGTGTGACcagttccagcagcagcagcagtgacagctcaGCCAGCGACTCCTCCTCTGACAGTGAGGACTCCtctacctcctcctcctcctcctcggacAGTGACAGTGAGGACAGcaactcctcctcctcctcctccccctcctccagcagctcttcctcctcctctgactTCGAGTCAGATTCCAGCTCCTCtagcagcagtagcagcagcagcaccacagacagcagctctgaggaTGAGCCCccaaagaagaagaagaagaaatag